CGGTTAAAGCCCTCACATTCCGCAACCGGCGACAATGCCGGGCGGCCATCAAACCATGCCAGAAGATTGCCGACCACCAGATCCGCCATGGCGTTACGGGTGGATACCGATGCGGACGCCACATGCGGAAGCAGGCAGGCATTGGGCAGATCGATTAGCGCCTGCGGCACATTCGGTTCATCGGCAAAGACATCGAGACCTGCGGCAGCAATCCGCCGCTCCCCAAGCGCTGAAATCAGAGCCTCCTCATCGATGGTCGAGCCACGGCCGACGCTGATCAGCACGCCATTGGCCCCCAGGGCATCCAGAATCGAAGCATTAACGGCCTTGTTGGTCGCCGCGCCACCGGGGACAACGACGATCAGCGTGTCGACTGCGCCGACGAGCCCGATCAGCGTCTCATGCCAGGGATACTCGACATCATCGCGCTTATTTCGGGTGTGATAGTGAATCGCAACACCGAAAGCCTCAAGCCGCCGAGCGATTGCAAGACCGATCCGCCCGAGGCCGAAAATGCCAATCGTACGTCCTCTCATGGTCAACGGAGTGAGCGGGTAAGCCCCCTCATTCGCCCAACGTCCGGCGCGAAGGTAAGCCTCGGCTTTGGGAAATTCGCGCAGGGTATTGAGCAGAAGTCCGACAGTAGTGTCGGCGACCTCGTCACTGAGCACATCGGGTGTATTGGTCACCATGACCTTGCGTGACGCAGCATGTGCCGCGTCCACCGCATCATAGCCGACTCCGAAATTGGCAATGATTTCGAGATTGGGAAAGGCGTCGATGAAGTCCGAAGAAATCTTGGTCATAGACGCAACACCAACAACGCGGCTACGCGCGTCGGCATCCACCAACCGCGCATCCGGCTTATCGATGAAGACCGCATCGAACTCAGCCTCGACACGTTCACGAACCCGGGGATTGATCCGGCCCGGGACCAGAATTGTGGGGCGGTGATCCGCGCTCATTGCCCCATCCCCTCGCGGCCCGCGCCGGGATTGAGCGGCGATGTCGATTGGCGTATCCGCATTTCGGGTTTGATCAGATGGAGCCCGTCCGCCTCGCTCGAGCCATTGAGCTTGTCAAGCAGTGCCCGGGCGGCGAACCGTCCCACTTCGGATTGCCCGTTCCACACGGTGGTCAGAGCCGGAGTGGCGATCGCCGCCTCCTCCAGGTCATCATAGCCTGTCACCGAAACATCCTTTCCGGGCACAAGTCCTGCCCGCGCAATTCCGTTTATGAGTCCAATCGCAACAAGATCGTTCCAGCACACAGCGGCGGTCGGCTTGAGCGGGTTGGCGAGAAAGTTCACCGCCGCCTCAAATCCGCTCTGCTTGGTGCGCGGCCCGGGTATACGCAGCGCAGGATCAACCTCTATCCCGGCTTTCTTCAGAGCATCCGCATAGCCGGCGTAACGATCACGACCGGTCGATGTGTGGTCGG
The DNA window shown above is from Hoeflea phototrophica DFL-43 and carries:
- a CDS encoding 2-hydroxyacid dehydrogenase, which encodes MSADHRPTILVPGRINPRVRERVEAEFDAVFIDKPDARLVDADARSRVVGVASMTKISSDFIDAFPNLEIIANFGVGYDAVDAAHAASRKVMVTNTPDVLSDEVADTTVGLLLNTLREFPKAEAYLRAGRWANEGAYPLTPLTMRGRTIGIFGLGRIGLAIARRLEAFGVAIHYHTRNKRDDVEYPWHETLIGLVGAVDTLIVVVPGGAATNKAVNASILDALGANGVLISVGRGSTIDEEALISALGERRIAAAGLDVFADEPNVPQALIDLPNACLLPHVASASVSTRNAMADLVVGNLLAWFDGRPALSPVAECEGFNRTG